From Desulfoplanes formicivorans:
GAAATCCTGGGCCATGCGGACCAGGGCGTCGTAAACCGCTGAATCACCATGGGGATGGTACTTACCAATGACGTCACCAACAACACGGGCCGATTTTTTGTACGGCCGGTTGTAGGTGTTGCCAAGCTCGTGCATGGCATAGAGAATTCTGCGGTGGACCGGCTTGAGACCGTCGCGCACGTCCGGAATGGCTCGTCCCACAATGACGCTCAGGGAATATTCCAGGTAAGATTTTTTGATTTCTTTCTCTATACTGACATCGTTTAACACGTTTTCCTCGCTTGCAAGATGTGCCCCCTTTCTTGTTCGGGGATGGATGATTCAATGGCTCGATTCGGGGCGGTGGTGAAGTTATATGTCCAGATCCGTGACCGAGAGGGCGTTTTTGACGATGAAGTCCCGTCGGGGTTCGACCTTGTCACCCATGAGTTTGACAAAAAGCTCGTCAGCTTCGGCCGCATCGGCAATGGTTACCCGAAGAAGATTCCGTGTTTCCGGGTTCATGGTTGTTTCCCAGAGCTGTTCGGGATTCATTTCACCAAGACCTTTGTACCGCTGGATATGCAGCCCTTTTTTCGCTTTTTCCATGATCAGGGACAACAGCTCAAAAGGACTCTTGACCGGTATGCCCTTTTCATTGTCGGCATCAAGAATGGTAAACGAACATCCCGGACTTTTTGCCCGCACCGACTGGTACAGTCCATAGGTGGTCTTGTAGAGTTTTGAATTGAAGAACTCGGCACCGATACGCACGATATGCTCGTTGGCGTCGGTAAAATGGAGGAATATTCTGGGTTCTTCATCCTCTTCGCTGTCCAGGATCTCCCGTGAAATGTCCAGGGTATATCCCCACGAGGCCATGTACTCCTGAAGTTTTGCCACCTCGCCGTTATGAAAACTGTCGGGCGAGAGTTTGGTGTCAAAGGAAAACAGGTGGCGGGACAGGGTTGTGTCGATGCCTATGTTGTCAATATCCGCAAGATTGTCGCGGATTCTGGTGATGGTCGTCAACAATTCCTTGAGCTCGTCACCAGTGAGCAATGTTTCCTGTTCGGTTTTCACGGTTTCCTGGGAACTGATCCGGTCAATGAGAAACCGGTCCATTTCTTCCTCATAGGTGATGTACTGTTCGAATTTTCCCTTGCTGACACGGTACAGGGGGGGCTGGGCAATGTAAATATGCCCTTGGTTGATGAGCTCCTGATACTGTCTGAAGAAAAAGGTCAGAAGCAGGGTCCTGATATGGGCTCCATCAACATCGGCATCGGTCATGATGATGATTTTGTGATAGCGCAGCTTGTCCAGGTTGATGGCGTCTTCCCCGATGCCTGCTCCCATGGCTGTGATCAGGGCCTTGATTTCCTTGTTTTGGAGCATTTTGTCGAATCGGGTCTTTTCCACATTTAAGATCTTACCGCGCAAGGGGAGAATGGCCTGGAATTTGGAATCCCTGCCCTGCTTGGCCGAACCGCCTGCAGAATCGCCCTCGACAATGAACACCTCGCTTTCCTCGGGTTTGCGACTCTGACAATCTGCCAGTTTGCCCGGCAGGGAGTGATCCCCGAGGGCCCCCTTGCGCCGCACCATTTCTCTTGCCCTGCGGGCGGCCTGCCTTGCCCTGGAGGCATCCACGACTTTTTCCAGAATCTGTTTGGTTTCCTTGGGATGTTCGGCAAAAAAGGTGGAAAGCTGCTCGTACACGATGCCGGCCACATACCCGACCACTTCGCTGTTGCCGAGTTTGGTTTTGGTCTGCCCTTCAAATTGCGGATCGGGAATACGCACGTTGATGACCGTGGTCAGTCCTTCGCGTACATCATCACCCGAGAGTTTTTCCTTGAATTTCTTGGGCAGGTCGGTGTTCTGGATATAGGTGTTTACCGCCCTGGTCAGGGCTGAACGAAACCCCTGCAAATGGGTCCCGCCTTCCTTGGTCCTGATGTTGTTGGCAAAGGTGAACATGTTTTCCTTGTAACCGGTGGAATACTGCATGGCGAATTCCACGAACACGTTGTCCACTTCACCCTTCCCGTAGATAATGGGATGAAATCCCTTGGTTTCATTGGTGTCCCGCACAAAGGAGACAATGCCCCCCTCGTCATGGAATGTCTGGCTGGTCTGGGTTTTTTCATCCGTGAATTCAATGGCCACACCTTTGTTCAGATAGGCCAGCTCCTGAAAACGTTTGGCCAGGACCTCGTACTGAAAGTTCAGGTCTTCGAAAATTTCTTCGTCAGGCCGGAACTTGATGGTTGTTCCTGTCCTGTCGGTGGTGCCCACAACGGTGAGTTCGGAAACAGGGACGCCCTTTTTGTACTGCTGTCGGTATTTCTGACCGTTGCGGTGGATGGTCACCTCCAGGGTTTCGGAAAGGGCGTTGACCACGGAAACACCCACCCCGTGAAGCCCGCCGGAAACCTTGTAGCTGTCGTTGTCGAACTTGCCGCCGGCATGGAGCACGGTCATGACCACCTGGACCGCTGGAATCTTTTCTTTGGGGTGAATATCCACGGGGATACCCCGCCCGTTATCGGAGATGGTCACGCTGTTATCCAGATGGACGCGAACCTTGATGCGGTTGCAATATCCAGCCATGGTCTCGTCAATGGAATTGTCGATGACCTCGTAGACCAGATGGTGCAGTCCATGGGTATCCGTGCTGCCGATATACATGGCAGGACGTTTGCGGACGGCGGACAGTCCTTCCAGAATAGTGATGCTGCCTGCGTTGTAGTCAGTCGTTTCGGGTGTGTTCATGCGTTTTCTTACTCGTAGGTTCAGGTGATTCCGGGAGGGTGATGCAACACGGAAAAGGGCCATGCGTCATATCGTCTAGGCGTCCTCTTCTTCCGTGTAATAGGTATCCTCGGTGATTTCCACGGGCATGGTGATCACGAAATAATCGGGATCGTCTTGACCGGTGATTTTGCACGGATCAAGAGGGCCAGCCAGCCGGAAAGTGATTTTGGTTGACGTGAAATGAGACAGGATTTCCAGAAGGATTCGGGTGGGTATGGCTATCATGTCCAGATTGCCCTGGAATTGGGCGGCAATGATTTCCGATCCTTCGCCAAATTCTTGCCCATGACATGACAGGCCCAGCTCTGTTGGATTGAAGTGGAGATAGGTGGATTTACTCGATTGGGTATTGAACAGACTGATGCGCTCCAGGGCGTCGGTGAGCTCGTATTTGTCAACTTCCAGGGTACTTTGAAACAAACTTTCGTAACTATCGATGAAATTGCGGTAGTCGGGAAATTCATGCGTTCTGCGGGGCACGCTCATGAGTTCATGGCCCTTGGCCGAGCGCAAAAACATCCGTTTTGCCCCCAGGCTCACGGCAATGTCCTCGGGTCGGAGCCATTTGGCTATCTCATTTAAATCCTTTTTGGCGATGAGGACTCCTTCTGTACCCAAAGATACATGGATGTCGGGAGTTGTGAACCGGATCATGCCGAATTGATGCCCGTTCATGCCGCACACCTCCACAACGCCTTCGACAAGGGGCGTGAATTTGATACAGTTCATGGCCCCGGTATCCTCTTCGTCGTTGATGCAAAAGGCAATTTTGTCGATGACTCGTTGCAGGAGTTCGCCCGACCAGGTGCCTCCGATTTCTTCGGGCATGGCCTGGAATTCCTGGAACCAGGACGGATTATTCAGGGGAAGTTTGTATTTTTTCTTACCTTGATGGATCAGGATGGTCGGGCCGTCAGGATCGGCTTCAAAAGTCAGTTCCCCGGGAGGAAGCTTGCGGATGAGATCACTGAATTTTTTGCCATGGATACCAACCCGACCGGCTTCCAGGGTCTGGGCCGGATAGGTGCCGGTGAATTCGATGTTCGAATCAGTGGCCATGATGGTGAGGGTGTTTTCCCGGGTTTCCAGCCAGATGGTCCGCAAATAGGCGGTTCCGGTTTTGGCAGGAATGATGTTGGCGGCCAGCTGGACGCCTTCGACAATATCTTCCTTGAGAACCTGGCATTTCATGATGAACTCCTTACGTGGTCGTGGGCTTGGCTATCGTACCCCGGTACAAGAATACTTACGAACGGTTGAGATGCTGCTTGTTCATGTGGTCTGGAAAAGATGATTCTGGTCGGGATGACCAGCACGGTTTTGCTGGGTTTCCCGGCATTTTTTGCTCAATGTATCGAGCTGGTGTCGCATTTCGGGCTTTGCCGCCCGCAGTGATTCCATTTTTCGGCAGGCATAAATGACCGTGCTGTGATCCTTGCCGCCAAAGATACTCCCGATATGGGGAAAGGAGTAGTTGAGCAGTTTCCGGCACAGGTACATGGCTGCCTGCCTCGCAAGGACAATGTCGTGTTTGCGGGTGGAGGACAGCATTTTCGAGCTGGGTACTCCCAGATGGTCGGCAACCACCGCGATGATCATTTCATGGGTGAGTTCCGTATTGGCCTGAGCATCAAGTCCTTTGAGAATATTGATGAAATCTTCTTGCGCCATCTGGGGCGAAATGAGATTCTGGAAGGCCAGAATCTTCAGCAGACACCCTTGCAAGCTGCGAAAGTCCGAAAAATGCTGGGCCAGGGTGAGCATTTGTTCGGCACTGAGATCAATGTGACGCTGTTCACAGGTTTGACGGATGAACTGCAAGCGGACATCAAGATCCGGACGCTTGAGGGTCACCATCAACCCCCATCCCAGACGGGATTTGAGGCCGGGTTCCAAAAGGCTCATTTCCTGGATGCGCTTGCTGGTGGCCAGAATGATCTGCTTGTTGGCATCGTGAAAGGCGTTGAATATGGATAAAAAATCGTATTGAAAATTGATAACCGACTCCAATTCTTGGAAATCATCAATAATCAGGGCCTCGGCATCGAGTATTTTCTGCATGCCAAAGGGGGCGCTGACCTGTTTGTGAAGCTGGGAAAGGGTACCCCAAAAAAGCGTCTTTGCTGGACTCCTTTTCTGCAACGCATTGAGTATGGCTTTGCAGAGGTGGGTTTTTCCGGAACCGCTTTTTCCGTAAAGCACAAAGGGATTATAGACGGTTTCCTTTTTTGATACAATCTCTTGGGCAGACGCAAAAGGAAAATAATTTTTATGATTCACTATGAATGATGTAAAATCTACATCACTGCTTGTATTGTTTTTTGTATTATCGGTTGTTATTTTTTGTTGTATGAATTGATTTTTATTTTTGTTATTACGATTTGAAACGCAATATCTTATATTTCCTTTGTTATCAAAACATTTTGAAACTGCATCCTCGAAATGGTGCTTGTATGTTTTGATGAACATGTTCATAAAAAATGTGTGAGGAAAGCTCACGTCCACTTGTGAGTCGTTTAAAGAAATATCAAGAGGATCAAACCAGCGTTTGAGTTCTTCCTCTTCGAATTTCTGCTTCAGGATTCGACGTATTTCCTTTACCATTACGGAAAAAATCACCACAAAAGCATGCAAAAGGGTTTTTGAGCAAATGGTTGCCCGTGTAGCCGGATTGTTGTAGGTTCGAATCGAACGTTGTTTACGAGGAGGAATGACACATGGGAAAAGAATTCATAGTTACCAAGACCATCACGGAAATCAATAAAAAGATCAAAGCCGGCAAAGCCGTGGTCCTTGATGCGCAGGAAATGACAAAACTAGTTCGGACCGAAGGCAAGGTCAAGGCTGCAAAAAAGGTTGATGTTGTGGCTACCGGCACCTTTTCTCCCATGTGCTCCTCGGGGCTGCTGTTCAATATTGGTCAACGTCCGCCGACCATCAAGACTTCAAGGGTTTGGCTCAACGGGGTTCCCTGTTTTGCCGGGCTGGCTGCCGTGGATTCCTATCTTGGCGCAACCGAACCCAGTGAAGACGATCCGCTGAACAAGGTGTATCCGGGAACGTTCAAGTATGGCGGGGCCCATGTCATCGAGGACCTAGTCAGGGGCAAGTCCGTGCATCTCAAGGCAGAGGCCTATGGCACGGATTGTTATCCCCGAACACGCCTTGAACGGGATATCACCTTGAACGATCTGCGGGATGCGGTTTTGCTCAATCCGCGCAATGGCTATCAGAACTACAATTGTGCGGTGAACAGCACGGACAAGGTCAAGTACACCTACATGGGACCCCTCAAGTCTCATTTTGGAAACGCCAATTTTGCCACGGCCGGTGCCTTGAGTCCCTTGTTCAATGATCCCTATTTCAAAACCATTGGTCTTGGAACCAGGATCTTTCTGGGAGGCGGTGTCGGGTATGTGCTGGGCCCGGGAACCCAGCATGTCCCTGATCCCCAGCGCAACGAACGGGGCATTCCCCTGACCGGTGCGGGGACCCTCATGGTCAAGGGGGATCTCAAGCAGATGAAGCCGGAGTTTTTGCGCGGGGTCAGCATTGTGGGCTATGGGGTTTCCATGGCCATTGGCCTGGGCATTCCCATTCCCATCCTCAATGAGGACATGGCGTGGTACACGGGAGTCGGGGACGAGAATATCCACATGCCCATTGTCGACTACGGCTATGACTATCCCCGGGCCAACGGCAATATCCTGAAGCACGCCACCTTTGCCGAGCTCAAGAGCGGCTTTGTGGATATCAACGGCAAGCGCGTACCGACCGTTCCCGTGACCAGCCATACCAAATCACTGGAAGTCGCCCGCATGCTCAAGCAATGGATCCAGGAAGGGTCCTTTCTCTTGACCGAACCCCAGGAGCCCATTCCTGCGTGGTAGGCACCTTCTTTACGTTACCTTATAGAAGCGCCCGGCATCCGGAAGACGGATGCCGGGCGCTTCTGTCATATCTGCCGGCGGGGCCAAGCGTGTTGCCTGCTACTCGTCCTCGTCAAAAATGGCTGCGATTTCGTCGTATACATATCGCAGATACATCATTTTGGGGCTTCCTCCCATGGCCACGGCCAGCCAGGCGGCATCAATGATTTCATCCTTGGTTGCGCCACTGGTGGCTGCCCCCTGAACGTGCAGGGCGATACACATGTCACATTGGGAAATGATGGCGTTGGACAGTAAGATCAGATGCTGCACCTTGTCATCCAGGGAGGAACTTTTTTTGAGCTCCCTGGAAAAATCCTGATACTTTTTGTAAATGTCCCTTCTGGTCCGGTTGATATCGCGAAACGTCTGGGCAATGTCTGTTGAGCGATCTGCAGCCATGAGCTCTCCTCCTGTTGGCGTGGTGGTGAAAGAGGGCAGATAGGGGCACCCCTCACCGCATAATTAGGAATCTATCTCCTGGAAAATGGTATTTACGGCATCCAAAAGTTTTTCCAGCGGGTCTCCCTGGGCCTGAATAATAGCAATAACCTTGTTCAGCTCTTCCGGGTGCTGCTGGGCAAATGTCATAAGGGAGGTCATGATCTCAGGTGTTACTTCCATAGCATATACTCCATAAGATTTGTTGCGTCTTTTCAAGACAGGAGGGTCATGCTGCTTATCGGTTCTGCATGGCCTCAAGGACCTTGAACAAAGCCTGGGTGCCCTTGTGCTCCATGCCCTGGTCGGCTGCGGTCTTGTAGAAGTCATGGACCAGGGAAAGGCCGGGCAGATTGATGTTCATGGCCTGGCATTCATCCAGGGCAATGCCCATATCCTTTATAAAATGCTTGATGAAAAAACCGGGCTCAAAATCCTGTTTGGCGATTCTGCGTCCCAGGTTGTTGATGGACCATGAGGAGGCGGCGCCGCTTCCGATGATGTCGATGACCTCGTCCATGTTCATACCGGCTTTTTGGGCGTACAGCAAGGATTCTACCACGCCGATCATGGTTCCGGCAATGAGGATCTGGTTGGTCATCTTGGTGTGCTGGCCACATCCGGGACCGCCCATGAGGGCAATGGTCTTACCCATGATGTGCAACAAGGGCAGGACCCGGTCAAAGGCGGCCTGATCTCCCCCCACCATGATGGCCAGGGTTCCCTGGCGCGCGCCCAGGTCGCCACCGGAAACTGGGGCATCCAGGGCCGCGATGTTCCGTTGGGCTGCCTCGTCATAAATGGCCTTGGCCAATGATGGTCGTGATGTGGTCATGTCCACGATGATCCCTCCCTGGGGCAGGGTGGACAATACCCCGTTTTCTCCCAGAATCACGCCGGCTACATCCTCGGGAAAGCCGACAATGGAGAAAACCATATCGCATTCACAGGCCAGCTCTGCCGGGGAATCACACCAGACAGCTCCACGGGCGATCAGGGTGGCGGCTTTTTCCCGGGTTCGGTTGTACACCCGCATGGGGTATCCGGCTTCCATCAGGTGGGCGCACATGGGTTCGCCCATGACCCCGGTTCCGATCCAGCCGATTCTTTCCTTATTCATCGCGTGAACCTCCGTATCTTCAGCATATCGTCACGTTTGCGGCAGCGCATGCCGCAAACGTGGTCAGCCCTCGGCCAAAAATCCCTGGCGTACCGCCTTGTCAATAATATCCTCGGCAAATTGCCAGAGTTCCGGTGAGGCTTCCCTGATCTTGGCCATGCGCTTCTGGACCTGGCTTTTCAGGGTTCCATGGGTCTTCCAGGTTGTTCCTTGGGAATAATAATTGTGCAGCAGGGGCATGAGCCGGTCCATGGAATGGGCGAATCTGGCTTCACGGGTCTGGCCCTGTTCGAATTCTTCCCACAGGTTGCGTAACGCCTGGGTCTGATCGTGGGGAAGCAGGCCGAAAATCCGTTCGGCCGCTGCTTGTTCCCGCGCTTCCTTGTCCTTGTATCCCTCCGGATCGTAGGCATAGGTGTCGCCCGCGTCGATCTCCACGATATCGTGGAGAAGAAGCATGGTCACCACGCGGAAAAGATCCACATCCTCCCCGTAATCCTGTCCCAGCACCAGGGCCATCAGGGCAATATGCCAGCTGTGCTCGGCCGAATTTTCCCGCCGCAGGCTGGGCCTGATCCGCGACTGCCGTCTGACATCCTTGAGCTTGTCCAATTCCAGAAGGAAATCGATTTGTCGGGTGAATCGTTCGTTGTCCATGGCCCGACAAATATCCCAAAGATGTCTGTTTGCAAACCTTATCTGTCGCCCCCTTTAGAAATATCATTTTCAACTCTTGTGCATCTCTGAGAAGCAAGGCCATGGGCAATCTATAGGTGCATAGACATTTTTGATGCGAATAAAAATGAATATAGATAAAATAAATGTATCGTGTTTTCAAATATGATCATGTTTGTATGGGGGATAAATCCTATTTGACAATTTTTTTGGCAACAATCTATGGTGAGATGAAAAACATAATTCAAGGTATATGCTGTATTTTATGGTTTATACGTTGGGCACTACGCATGTTGACTTGCTTTGCCCATCGTTGTTGTGCTTGGATAATTCTGGATGTTTTTGTGGTTTTGGCCTTGGCATAAAGCAATGCTTCTTGGTGTCTCTGCGAGCGCATGGTGAAAAATTGTCTGGACGTCACCATCTTGAACTTCATGGCCGTTTATAATCTGATTGTGTGAGAAGTATCAGGTCGTCACATTACAACCAATCTGCAATACGTTTTTGGAAGGCTCATTTGTTCATGTGATCTTTGTTATCATGCCAATGGGCAGGAAAACAAGGTGCCATCTCTTGCCATGTCCGGCTCCATTGGGAGTGTGCGGTAGAGTGTTTGCTGGTGTGAGACACTACCGTGGGACATCATGGTGAAGATCTTCAACATACTAAGGAGGACTCAATGGTCAAAGTTGGGGTGTATGTGTGCCACTGTGGCACGAACATCGCCGGAGTGGTTGATGTGGAGGCGGTTCGCGCCTTTGCTGAAACCCTCCCTGGGGTGGCCCTTGCCCGGCGTAGCCTGTTCATGTGTTCGGATACGGGCCAGGAAATGATCAAGCAGGACATCAGGGACGGATTGGTGGACAGGGTGGTTGTGGCCGCGTGTACGCCAAGGACCCATGAACCCATTTTCAGGGCTGCCTGTGAAGCCGCAGGCCTGAACAAGTATCTGTTCGAAATGGCCAATATCAGGGATCAGGATTCCTGGGTCCATGGGCAGGATCATGCAGGGGCCACGGAAAAGGCCAAGAAGATCGTATCCAGTGCCGTGGCCAAAGCCACGCACCTCAAACCCCTGGAAGACAAGTTCGTGGATGTGGAGCCTACGGCTCTGGTCATCGGTGGAGGAGTGGGCGGTATATTCTCTGCCCTGGAATTGGGCGGTATGGGGTATAAAACCTATCTCGTGGAAAAACAGCCCTCCATCGGCGGGGTCATGGCCCAGCTGGACAAAACCTTTCCCACCAATGACTGCTCCGCTTGCATCCTTACGCCGGTCATGGTGGATGCCGGCAACCATCCCAACATTGAACTGCTGACCTATTCCGAAGTGGAGTCGGTAGACGGGTATATCGGTAACTTTACGGTCAAGGTTCGCAGGAAGCAGACCTACATCGACTGGAACAAGTGCACGGGCTGCGGTGCCTGTGCCGAAGCCTGCCCGGCCAAGGTCCCCGATGAGTTCAACTGTGGGCTGAATGAGAGGGGTGCTGCCTATATTCATTTTCCCCAGGCCGTTCCCAAGAAAGCGGTCATTGACATGGAGCATTGCATCAACTGCGCGGGCCGTAAGATCGGCACCGAGCCCAAGATCAGCAAAAAAACCGGCAAGCCCATGCTCGCTCCGTGTGAAAAGGCCTGTCCGGCCGATGCCATTAATCGTTCTCTTCCATTGAATCCCGAGGGTGAACTCATTGAGTTGAAAATCGGAACCATTGTGGTGGCCACGGGATACAAGGTCATGGGAAAGGAGTCGTTCAAGGAATACGCGCCCCAGTCCCCCAATGTGATTACCGCCCTGCAGCTGGAACGGATCATTTCGGCCACGGGACCCACCGGAGGCAAGCTGCTGCGTCCTTCAGACCAGGTCAAGCCCAAGACCTTGACCTTTGTCTCCTGCGTGGGATCCCGGGATGAGCGGTATCATACCTACTGTTCCCGGGTCTGCTGCATGTATATGATCAAGCAGGCCAGACTTCTCAAGGAAAAGTATCCCGATCTGAATATCAATATGCATTTCATTGACGTGCGTTGCGCAGGCAAGGATTACGACGAGTACTATGTGGGCGCTCGCAAGATGGGGATCAACATTTTTAAGGGCAAGGTCGGAGGGGTGGAAATGCTGCCCGACGACAAGCTCAGAGTCCTGGCCTACGACATGGAAAGCGGTACTCCCATGGAATACGAGTCGGACCTGGTCGTTCTGGCTACGGCTATTGAAAGTAATGAAGACGCCAGAAAGGTGGCACAGGTGACAGGGTTGCAGTTCTGCGGGGCCCATTTTTTCCGTGAGCTTCATCCCAAGCTTGGTCCGGTGGAGACATCGGTGGAAGGCCTTTTTGTGGCCGGTTGCTGTCAGGGACCCAAGGATATTCCGGATACGGTTTCCCAGGCCAAGGGGGCGGCAGCCGCTGCTGCGGTTCCGCTGGCTCAGGGCAAGGTGAAGATCGAACCCATCATTTCCGAGGTCCATCCCGAAAAATGCAGCGGTTGCGGCATCTGCGTTCCCCTGTGTCCCTATGATGCCATAACCCTCAAGCCCTATGGGGATCGACCCAGGGCTCAGATCGATATCACCCAGTGTCACGGTTGCGGCGTGTGCACGGCGGCCTGCCCGTCGGGCGCCATTGTCCTGCACGGCTATACCGAGGATCAGATATTCTCGCAGATCGCGGCACTCACCGCCTAGAGGAGATCATTCATGCCTGCCATCAAGATAGATCAAGACAAAATCAAAGAAGCCGTCCAGACCATCGTGGATCTGGGAGGAGACGGTATCAGGAATTGTGTCCAGTGCGGGGCCTGTTCCGCTGTCTGTCCCGGGGTCAAGGCCGGTTTTCCTGTTCTCTGCCGGTTGCTCATCCGCAAAATTCTCAACGGACAGCTTGAAGAGACCATTGAAGAGGTCTCCACTTGGGGCTGTCAGTCCTGCAACCGGTGCACCGAAGTCTGTCCCCAGGGGGTGCGTCCCCAGGAAGTGGTTTTTGCCTACCGCAGATACCAGGCTGGCGAGCTGGCCATGTCCGCATCGGCCTTTGGACCGCAGATGAGTTTGTACGAAACCGGCCATGCCGTGACCACCGATGCCACGGCAGCCAACCGGGAAAAGGTGGGTCTTAACCCGGTGCCGCCCACGGCGCTGCAAAACAAGGCGGCCCAGAAAGAAATCCAGACATTGCTGGATGAAAGCCCCATGGCCGACCTGGGCATCTTTTAAGAACAAGGAGCAATGGAACATGCACAAATACGGACTTTATCTGGGATGCAACATCCCCTTCAAGGCCCCGGACATCGAGCAGTCCATGCGCAAGGTGTTTCCCGCTTTGGGCATTGAACCGGTGGATCTCCAGGGAGCCACGTGCTGTCCGGCCTGGGGCACTGCACCGTCTTTTGACCTGGATACCTGGTTGGCCATTTCTTCCAGGAACATCATTCTGGGC
This genomic window contains:
- a CDS encoding 4Fe-4S dicluster domain-containing protein produces the protein MPAIKIDQDKIKEAVQTIVDLGGDGIRNCVQCGACSAVCPGVKAGFPVLCRLLIRKILNGQLEETIEEVSTWGCQSCNRCTEVCPQGVRPQEVVFAYRRYQAGELAMSASAFGPQMSLYETGHAVTTDATAANREKVGLNPVPPTALQNKAAQKEIQTLLDESPMADLGIF
- a CDS encoding CoB--CoM heterodisulfide reductase iron-sulfur subunit A family protein, which produces MVKVGVYVCHCGTNIAGVVDVEAVRAFAETLPGVALARRSLFMCSDTGQEMIKQDIRDGLVDRVVVAACTPRTHEPIFRAACEAAGLNKYLFEMANIRDQDSWVHGQDHAGATEKAKKIVSSAVAKATHLKPLEDKFVDVEPTALVIGGGVGGIFSALELGGMGYKTYLVEKQPSIGGVMAQLDKTFPTNDCSACILTPVMVDAGNHPNIELLTYSEVESVDGYIGNFTVKVRRKQTYIDWNKCTGCGACAEACPAKVPDEFNCGLNERGAAYIHFPQAVPKKAVIDMEHCINCAGRKIGTEPKISKKTGKPMLAPCEKACPADAINRSLPLNPEGELIELKIGTIVVATGYKVMGKESFKEYAPQSPNVITALQLERIISATGPTGGKLLRPSDQVKPKTLTFVSCVGSRDERYHTYCSRVCCMYMIKQARLLKEKYPDLNINMHFIDVRCAGKDYDEYYVGARKMGINIFKGKVGGVEMLPDDKLRVLAYDMESGTPMEYESDLVVLATAIESNEDARKVAQVTGLQFCGAHFFRELHPKLGPVETSVEGLFVAGCCQGPKDIPDTVSQAKGAAAAAAVPLAQGKVKIEPIISEVHPEKCSGCGICVPLCPYDAITLKPYGDRPRAQIDITQCHGCGVCTAACPSGAIVLHGYTEDQIFSQIAALTA